In the Aulosira sp. FACHB-615 genome, one interval contains:
- the glsA gene encoding glutaminase A: MAKQANSGDLEINSSSLLSVLQDLHSKYKSLQEGAVANYIPELAKVNPDLFSICIVTVDGQVYEVGDYQQLFTIQSMSKVFAYGLALEDHGRDYVLTRVGVEPTGEAFNSIILDERSKRPYNPMVNAGAIATTSLIKGDGATERLNRVLKMFRRYTGHDVFVDMSVFTSERSTGHRNRAMAHLMLNFGMIDQNLEEALDLYFKQCAVIVNCHDLAVMAATLANKGINPITGERAVDHQYIKDILSVMYTCGMYNFAGEWAYTVGIPAKSGVCGGIFAVVPNQMGIGVFSPPLDARGNSVRGVEVCKELSQQLCLHMFACGGGSSKIESGE; encoded by the coding sequence ATGGCAAAACAAGCAAATTCAGGAGATTTAGAAATAAATTCATCATCATTGTTGTCCGTTCTCCAAGACTTGCATTCTAAGTACAAGTCTTTGCAAGAAGGTGCAGTCGCCAACTATATTCCAGAATTAGCCAAAGTAAACCCGGATTTATTTAGCATTTGCATCGTGACTGTAGATGGCCAAGTGTATGAAGTTGGAGATTATCAACAACTATTTACTATCCAGTCCATGTCGAAAGTTTTTGCGTATGGACTAGCACTAGAAGATCATGGGCGAGATTATGTGTTGACAAGAGTGGGAGTAGAACCGACTGGAGAAGCATTCAACTCAATTATTTTAGATGAGCGATCGAAGCGACCATATAACCCAATGGTAAATGCCGGTGCGATCGCCACCACCAGCTTAATTAAAGGAGATGGTGCAACCGAACGCCTCAACCGCGTCTTAAAAATGTTTCGCCGCTACACTGGTCATGATGTATTCGTCGATATGTCTGTATTTACTTCCGAACGCAGCACCGGACATCGCAACCGCGCAATGGCTCACCTGATGCTGAACTTTGGTATGATTGACCAAAATCTTGAAGAAGCGTTAGACCTTTATTTCAAGCAATGTGCTGTGATAGTGAATTGTCACGACTTAGCCGTGATGGCCGCGACATTGGCAAACAAAGGAATAAACCCCATCACAGGCGAACGAGCTGTAGATCATCAATATATAAAGGATATTCTCAGCGTCATGTACACCTGTGGAATGTACAACTTTGCTGGCGAATGGGCGTATACAGTCGGTATTCCCGCTAAAAGTGGCGTTTGTGGCGGAATTTTTGCAGTTGTCCCCAATCAAATGGGTATTGGAGTATTTTCGCCACCCTTAGATGCGCGAGGTAACAGCGTGCGGGGAGTTGAAGTTTGTAAAGAACTTTCCCAGCAGTTATGTCTACACATGTTTGCTTGCGGGGGTGGAAGCTCAAAAATCGAGAGTGGAGAATGA
- the lysS gene encoding lysine--tRNA ligase, whose product MSEEDIRAARLEKVDQIKQLGANPYAYRWESTHNAAQLQEKFADLASGEEVDLEVAIAGRIMARRVFGKLAFFTLQDETGTIQLYLEKNRIQESMAEIDAEAFNHLKQLTDAGDILGVKGTIKRTEKGELSVYVKQYTILTKSLLPLPDKWHGLTDVAKRYRQRYVDLIVNPEVRQTFRRRAQITAGIRRYLEQRDFLEIETPVLQSEAGGADARPFITYHNTLEMELYLRIATELHLKRLIVGGFEKVFEMGRIFRNEGISTRHNPEFTSIEIYQAYADYNDMMALTEGIITSVAQEVLGTLQITYQGETVDLTPPWRRVTMHDLVKEVTGLDFNSFQSLSDAKAAAKNAGIPGTDEAESIGKLLNLAFEEKVETNLIQPTFVIDYPVEISPLAKPHRSQPGLVERFELFIVGRETANSFSELTDPIDQRERLEAQAARKAAGDLEAQSVDEDFLTALEYGMPPTGGLGIGIDRLVMLLTDSASIRDVIAFPLLKPEGSFIKEFSYDSKTQTLTLEFDSGSVYQYFKVPPNIKDDLDNAPSKGQYFNKFIKGKFKYEQLS is encoded by the coding sequence ATGTCGGAAGAAGATATCCGTGCCGCAAGGCTGGAAAAAGTAGACCAGATTAAGCAGTTAGGGGCTAATCCCTACGCCTATCGTTGGGAATCCACCCATAACGCTGCCCAATTGCAGGAAAAATTTGCTGATTTAGCTAGTGGTGAAGAAGTTGACTTAGAAGTTGCGATCGCAGGACGCATTATGGCGCGGCGTGTTTTCGGTAAACTAGCATTCTTCACCTTGCAAGACGAAACCGGCACCATACAGCTTTATCTGGAGAAAAATCGTATCCAAGAAAGCATGGCAGAAATTGATGCTGAAGCTTTCAACCACCTGAAGCAACTCACAGATGCAGGCGATATTCTAGGAGTTAAAGGCACAATTAAACGGACTGAAAAGGGCGAATTATCAGTCTACGTCAAACAATACACCATCCTCACCAAATCCCTTCTGCCCCTACCCGACAAGTGGCATGGATTAACAGATGTTGCTAAACGCTACCGTCAGCGATACGTTGACTTGATTGTTAACCCCGAAGTCCGCCAAACTTTTCGCCGTCGCGCCCAAATCACCGCCGGTATTCGCCGCTATTTGGAACAGCGAGATTTCCTCGAAATTGAAACGCCTGTTTTGCAAAGTGAAGCTGGTGGTGCAGATGCACGTCCTTTCATCACCTATCACAACACCCTAGAAATGGAACTGTATCTGCGAATTGCCACAGAACTCCATCTCAAGCGGTTGATTGTCGGTGGTTTTGAAAAAGTATTTGAAATGGGAAGGATTTTCCGCAATGAAGGAATTTCCACCAGACACAACCCCGAATTTACCTCAATTGAAATTTACCAAGCCTACGCCGACTACAACGATATGATGGCGCTGACGGAAGGCATTATTACCAGCGTCGCCCAAGAAGTTCTCGGCACATTGCAAATTACCTACCAAGGTGAAACTGTAGATTTAACACCACCTTGGCGGAGGGTGACAATGCACGACTTAGTGAAAGAAGTCACAGGCTTAGACTTTAATTCTTTCCAAAGTTTGTCAGACGCAAAAGCCGCAGCCAAAAATGCGGGGATTCCTGGTACAGATGAAGCCGAATCAATTGGCAAGTTACTCAATTTAGCTTTTGAAGAAAAGGTAGAAACAAATTTAATTCAACCTACCTTCGTCATTGACTATCCTGTAGAAATTTCGCCACTCGCAAAACCCCATCGTTCTCAACCGGGTTTGGTAGAACGATTTGAGTTATTTATTGTGGGACGCGAAACTGCTAACAGCTTCTCAGAGTTAACAGATCCCATCGACCAAAGGGAACGTTTAGAAGCCCAAGCCGCCCGTAAAGCTGCTGGTGACTTAGAAGCCCAAAGTGTAGATGAAGACTTCCTCACCGCCCTGGAATATGGAATGCCTCCTACAGGCGGTTTAGGTATTGGCATTGATCGGTTAGTCATGTTATTAACTGACTCCGCAAGCATTCGGGATGTCATCGCTTTCCCTTTACTCAAACCAGAAGGTAGCTTTATTAAGGAATTTAGCTATGATTCAAAAACTCAAACGCTGACTCTTGAATTTGATAGTGGAAGTGTTTATCAGTATTTTAAAGTACCTCCTAATATCAAGGACGACTTAGATAATGCACCATCTAAAGGTCAATATTTTAATAAGTTTATTAAGGGGAAATTTAAGTATGAACAACTAAGTTGA
- a CDS encoding peptidylprolyl isomerase: protein MNDVFIIASEDILYQLKLSCELPDIIAAIATRKIITDAATKADIEIKAGELQQTADKLRLAKKLITAKDTETWLEKHYLSLNEFKELVQTSLLSAKLAEYLFAEQVKSFFAAHQLDYTQSITYEVVLDDEELAWQLFYELQENNISFQNIAQQYIQEPELRRLGGYCGIRYRSDVIPEIANYVFTAHPPQILKPILTHKGVHLIWVEEIIQPHLDEKLRCKILRDLFASWLQQQLEEMRIVVQV from the coding sequence ATGAATGATGTTTTCATTATTGCTTCGGAAGATATATTGTATCAACTCAAGCTTTCCTGCGAACTGCCAGATATAATTGCTGCGATCGCAACTCGCAAGATTATTACTGATGCTGCTACTAAAGCAGATATAGAAATTAAAGCAGGAGAGCTTCAGCAAACAGCAGATAAATTGCGTTTAGCAAAAAAACTGATCACAGCCAAAGATACTGAAACATGGCTAGAAAAACATTATCTGTCTCTCAATGAATTCAAAGAATTAGTTCAAACTTCTTTACTGTCTGCCAAGTTAGCTGAATATCTCTTTGCTGAACAAGTCAAATCTTTCTTTGCGGCACATCAGCTTGATTACACTCAATCTATCACCTATGAAGTTGTTTTAGATGACGAAGAGTTAGCTTGGCAGCTATTCTATGAACTGCAAGAAAATAACATATCTTTCCAAAATATTGCTCAACAATACATCCAGGAACCAGAATTACGTCGTCTAGGTGGATATTGTGGAATCAGATATCGTAGTGATGTGATACCAGAAATTGCTAATTATGTTTTTACTGCCCATCCGCCACAGATTCTTAAGCCCATTCTCACACATAAAGGAGTGCATCTAATTTGGGTTGAAGAAATTATTCAGCCTCATTTAGATGAAAAATTACGCTGCAAAATTCTCCGAGATTTGTTTGCTAGTTGGTTACAGCAACAACTGGAGGAAATGAGAATTGTGGTGCAAGTTTAA
- a CDS encoding helix-turn-helix domain-containing protein, translating to MSHKINQFPDLESYKINPSKLLTPFQKKILLKNLQTNLQPEYRRRIEVMLLADQGQSPSKICQILGCSYHMARYWTSIAKAGLAHQWQEQKIGRPKLINEQYLDRLKQLVTHNPQEYGYPFQNWTAQWLSKHLANEMSIKITERHISRLLKQMGLSTKQKNNSNQQETKDMKDSEIIIYDLYLNGENNNLSELFDFVNTYE from the coding sequence ATGTCACATAAAATCAATCAATTTCCAGATTTAGAAAGCTATAAAATCAATCCCAGCAAGCTTTTAACACCTTTTCAGAAAAAAATTTTGCTCAAAAATTTACAAACAAATTTACAACCTGAATATCGTCGCCGTATCGAAGTTATGTTGCTGGCAGATCAAGGTCAATCTCCAAGTAAAATTTGTCAAATATTAGGCTGTTCTTACCACATGGCAAGATATTGGACTAGTATTGCTAAAGCTGGATTAGCTCACCAATGGCAGGAACAAAAAATAGGTCGTCCAAAACTTATTAATGAGCAATATCTCGACCGCCTAAAACAATTAGTCACTCATAATCCTCAAGAATATGGCTATCCGTTTCAAAACTGGACTGCACAATGGTTAAGTAAACATTTAGCTAATGAAATGAGCATTAAGATTACCGAACGTCACATCAGTCGGTTACTTAAACAAATGGGACTTTCCACAAAACAAAAAAATAATTCTAACCAACAAGAAACTAAGGATATGAAAGATTCAGAAATTATAATATATGATTTGTATTTAAATGGTGAAAATAATAATTTATCAGAATTATTTGATTTTGTGAATACTTATGAATAG
- a CDS encoding response regulator transcription factor encodes MVMLPVTNPKILVVDDDFGVRNLIYRFLGRKYQIESAADGKTALSLFEQFDPALVILDWNLPDISGYNLCEEMQSRTNVLVMILTSRNAEEDKIKILSAGADDFLTKPFSLAEVEVRVQALLRRIRSINPSPVQRLIFKQLAINPEGREVTLNDKPLNLTALEFNILHFLASHPGQAWSRPQLIQKIWGCDYVGDGRVVDVHIGQLRKKLEVDQNVPEFIKTVRGYGYKFELPEVTSA; translated from the coding sequence ATGGTTATGCTTCCTGTTACAAATCCCAAAATTTTGGTTGTAGATGATGACTTTGGTGTCCGTAATCTAATCTATCGTTTTCTCGGTCGAAAATATCAAATAGAGTCTGCGGCAGATGGCAAAACGGCGTTATCGTTATTTGAGCAATTTGATCCAGCTTTAGTAATTTTAGATTGGAATTTACCTGATATCAGTGGCTACAATTTGTGCGAAGAAATGCAGAGTCGAACGAATGTCTTAGTCATGATCCTAACCAGTAGAAATGCGGAAGAAGATAAAATTAAGATTCTTTCGGCGGGTGCTGATGACTTTTTGACTAAACCATTTAGTCTCGCGGAGGTAGAAGTCAGAGTACAAGCACTGTTAAGACGTATACGTTCTATCAACCCATCTCCTGTACAACGCTTGATATTTAAGCAATTAGCCATTAACCCAGAAGGTAGAGAAGTCACACTCAATGATAAGCCGCTAAATTTAACAGCATTAGAGTTTAATATTTTACATTTTCTAGCGAGTCATCCTGGTCAAGCTTGGAGTCGTCCACAACTCATCCAAAAAATTTGGGGTTGCGACTATGTGGGCGATGGACGTGTTGTTGATGTACACATTGGTCAATTACGCAAGAAATTAGAAGTTGATCAAAATGTACCTGAGTTTATTAAGACAGTCCGGGGCTACGGTTATAAATTTGAATTGCCAGAAGTAACCAGTGCTTAA